CCGAGGATCAGCACGCGGGTACGCCGTGGCGCACGGCCGGATTCGGCACCGCGCAGTAACGAGCCGTCGACCAGCCCCAGTTCGTTGGCCAATTGCGGGCCGCTGAGGAACAGACCGTTGTTGTTGTGCTGACCCGAGAGGATCACCAGCGAATCTTCACCGCAGGCAATGCGCAGCGGATCGACGCTGATCACTCGGCCCGGGGCCAGACCGTCGTTGCCTTTGACGACTTCGGCACTCCAGACGATCAGCTTGTGCTCGCCCACGGCGCAGAAAGCCCCCGGATACGGCTGGGTCACCGCACGAATCAGATTGAACAGTTGCTCGGCGGGTTGCGCCCAGAGCAGTTTGCCGTCCGCCGGGGTGCGACGGCCGAACACCGTGGCTTGGGATTCATCCTGCGGGGTTTCGCTAATCCGGCCTTGCAGCATGGCGGGCAGTGCGTCACGCAACAGGTCGATAGCGGCGACGCGAAGTTTGCCGTGCAGGCTCAGCGCGGTGTCGCTGCGCTCAATGGCGACGCGCTGCTGGGCGATGATGGCGCCGGCATCGGCACGTTTAACCATGCGGTGCAGGGTCACGCCGGTTTCGGTTTCGCCGTTGACCAGCACCCAGTTCGCGGGGGCGCGGCCACGGTAGCGCGGCAGCAACGAACCGTGCAGGTTGAACGCGCCATTCTTGGCGAGGGCCAGCAGTGGCTCGCTCAGCAGGTTGCGGTAGTAGAAAGAGAACAGGTAGTCAGGGTCGAGTTTGGCGATGCGCTCGATCCACAACGGGTGGTTGACGTCTTCCGGGGCGTGCACCGGTATGCCTTTGTTGGCACACAGTTGCGCCACCGAACTGTAGAAAGTGTTTTCTTTCGGGTCATCCGCGTGAGTGAACACGGCGGCTATGTCATAGCCACTGTCGAGCAGGGCTTGAATGCCGGCGCAGCCAATATCGTGGTAAGCGAAGACAACAGTTTTTGCACTCATGAGTGAACCTGACCGGTAGTAGAAGTAGAAGAAGAGAGCCCATCAACGGTGACGGCAGGCGCCGGGGTAACGGCGCGGCTGCGCAACACTTTTTCAATGAAGAAACGCGGGCGGGCGCGCACGTCGCTGTACATGCGGCCCAGGTATTCGCCGAGCAGGCCCATGCCGATAAACTGGCCGCCGGTGAACACGAACAGCACGGCGAACAACACGAACATGCCGTCGCCGGCCCAGCCGGAACCGAAAGCCAGGCGCATCAGGATCAGCGCGAAGGCAAACAGCAGACCGAGCCCGGCCATGGTGAAACCGACGATGCTCAGTAACCGCAGCGGGGTGGTGGTCATGCAGGTGATCAAGTCGAACATCAGGTTGATCAGGCGCATCGGGCTGTACTTCGAATCACCGTGTTCACGCTCGGCGTGGGCGACGACGATTTCGGTGGTGTGGCGGGCGAAGCTGTTGGCCAGGATCGGAATGAACGTGCTGCGTTCGCGGCAGGCGAGCATCGCGTCGATGATGGTGCGGCGGTAAGCACGCAGCATGCAGCCGTAGTCGCTCATGGCCACGCCGGTGGAGCGTTGCACGGCGAGGTTGATCAGCTTCGACGGATAGCGGCGCAGGGCCGAATCCTGACGGTTGCCGCGCACGGTGCCGACCACGTCGTAACCTTTTTCGGCTTCGGCGATCAGTCGCGGGATTTCTTCCGGCGGGTTCTGCAAATCGGCGTCGAGGGTAATCACCACGTCGCCTTTGCATTGCTCGAAACCGGCCATGATCGCCGCGTGCTGGCCGTAGTTGCGGTTGAGGATGACCGCCACGAACGGACTGTCTTCACGGGTTGCAACGTCCTCCAGAAGAATGGCGGACTCATCGCGACTGCCGTCGTCCACCAAAACGATTTCATAGTCGTGACGCAGTAACCGGCAGGCCGCTTCGGTACGGCGCAGCAACTCCGGCAGGCTTTCCTGCTCGTTGTAGACCGGGATGACGATCGACACGCAGCGGATCGGGTAAGGTTTCACGGGCGTTTATCCATAAGGGTGGCGATGGCGTCGACGACGCGGTCAAGGTCTTGATCGGTCATGTCAGGGAACAACGGAATCGAGCACAGCCGCGCCGAGTTCCACTCGGTGTTGGGCAGACACAGGCCGGAGTCACGCTGGCGATACCAGGTGTGCAGGTGGGTAGCGATGAAATGGATACCGGTGCCGATGCCCTGGTCCTGCAAACCTTTCATGAAGGCGTCGCGGTCCATGCCGCAGCGTTCGCTGTCGATGCGCAGGATGAACAGGTGCCAGGCGTGTTGCTGCGTGTAGTCGGGCAGGGCCAGTGGTTGCACCGACAGGCCTTCGAGCTTTTGCCGATAGGCTGCGGCCAACTCGGTGCGGCGGGCATTGATCGCGTCGAGGCGTTCCAGTTGCACCAGCGCAATCGCGGCATTGATGTCGGCCAGGTTGTATTTGAAACCCGGCTCCATGACTTGCGCCTGCGGCTTGCGGCCACCGGTCAGGCGGTCGTAGGCGTCGACACCGAGGCCATGAAACTTGAGCATGCGCACGCGGTTGGCCAGGGCTTCGTCGTCGGTTACGAGCATCGCGCCTTCGGCACAGGTCATGTTCTTGATCGCGTGAAACGAAAAGATCGCCGTGCCCTGCGAACCGACATGGCGCCCCTTGTAGCGGGTGCCTGCGGCGTGGGCGGCGTCTTCGATCACTGCAATGCCATGCTTGTCGGCCAGGGCGTACAGCGGATCGAGATCGAAAGCGGCCCCGGCGTAATGCACCGGGATAATTGCTTTGGTACGCGGGGTAATGGCCGCTTCGATGCGCGCCGCGTCGGTCATCAGCGTGTCGCGGTCGACATCGACAAACACCGGTTTGGCGCCGAGCAGCGAGATCATGTTGGCGGTCGACACCCAAGTTTGCGACGGCGTGATGACTTCATCGCCGGGGCCGATACCCAAGGCCAGCAGCGTGATGTGCATGCCGCCGGTGGCTGATGAAAGTGCTACGGCATGACGGCAGCCGACATAGTGGGCGAACTGTTCTTCGAGGGCCTGACATTTAGCGCCGGTAGTGATCCAGCCGGAGCGTAATACTTGTTCGACGGCAGTTATTTCTTCGTCGCCGATACTCGGCCGGGAAAACGGCAGAAACGCTTGACTCATAAGAACCTCGGGGCGACAGCCATCCTTCAGCCAATTATCTGAAAAACACTTGATTTCAATGGTTTGGGATACCGGTCGGGGAATGCCTGATTGACTTTTGTGCCCCCGGACGGCAGGGTTGCAGGCCTTTCGGGGCAACCTGTTGTAATTAAGGTTATGCCCGTTTTTGTGAAAGGAACATGAAAAAACGGTCGGCTATTCGTCTATCTGTAAGTCATACAGCCATCGTTCAGACTTCTTCCGTTTATCGGCATATTTAGTGGAAAACTCCTACGGAAGAGTCGTTCTTTATATAAGTTTCTTTGCACTTTTAAGTTGTTTTGTTGAACTGTTTTCTATTCAAGGCCGTTTCGTTTGATTGACTTGTCGAGTACCCCATCCACCCCGACCAACACTAATCCGCTAACGCTTTATCTGGCCCGACTGGCGCCCTCCAGCCAATTGACCATGCGCTACGTATTGCAGGACGCTGCCGACCGTCTCGGTTTCGAAGAAGTGAATGTCGAGGAAATCCCTTGGCACGCGCTACAACCGGAGGACGTGGTGGCATTGGTCGCCGCATTGCGCGCCGACGGTTATGCGCCGAATACCTCCTCGCTGTACGTCAACGCCGTGCGCGGCGTGATGAACGAAGCCTGGCGGATGAGCCTGATCAGCCAGGATCACCTGTTGAAGATGCGCTCGGTAAAAGGCATCGCCGGTACGCGGCTGTCCCAAGGACGCAATCTCAAGCGCACATTGATTCATGAATTGATGGAAGTCTGCGCCGCCGACCCGCGTCCGCAAGGGCTTCGCGACGCGGCGGTCATTGCATTGTTGTACGGCACGGGCATGCGCAAATCCGAATCGGTGGATCTGGACCTCAATCAGGTCGACTTCAGCGAGCGCAGCCTGACGGTCACTGCTAAAGGCAACAAGCAACTGATCAAGTACGCACCGGCCTGGGCGTTTGCCAAGCTCAATGCTTGGCTTGAGCTACGCCGCTCGCAGCTCAAGGAAGGCGAGAGCGACGACGCGTTTCTGTTCAACCGCATCCGCCGTGGCAGCCATATCACCCGTGAGCGCATCACCAAACACGCGATCTACTACATCGCCCGCCAGCGGGGCACGCAGGTCGGGGTGAAGATCATGCCCCACGATTTCCGCCGCTCGTTCATCACACGGGTGATAGAGGAGCATGACCTGTCAATCGCGCAGAAGCTCGCGCACCACAGCAATATCCAGACGACCGCCAACTACGATGTGCGTGATGACAACGAGCGGCGGCGGGCGGTGGATCGCTTCGACTTGTAAGCCGGGTCAGGACGGGGAAGGGCAGGTGCGCGCGTTGCCTGCTGCCGCCCGACTGATCTGCTCAGCCAGACGTTTGACGTTGTTCTGTTGTGCGCTCACCAGGTCATCGATGCTCGGGCCCGAAGGGGTCCGCAGGGTCGAACGGCAGGTCAGCAGGCCAATGTCAGTGGCGCCGACAGGGCGCAGGCGCCATTTGGCGTCGATCAAACCGTATTGGCCGGGAATCGAATCGAAGCGTTGCACTTCGATACGCACCGAGACGTTGCCCTGGCCGCTGCTATTGCTTAATTGATCGCTCAGCGCACCGCGCAACTCATCGGCCAACGTCGCGCCCCACCAGTCGGTATCCAGAATGGCGAGGCCGCTGTTGCCTTGGCGGATGACGATTTGCGCCCGGTCGACCTGCGGCGGCACGCTGATGCCTTCAATCGGAATTTGTCCGCCAACGCGGGTATTGGCCAATTGCATCGGCATCAGGGTGTGAAAGCTGATCGGGTCGCTGCGGCAGGCGCCGAGTAGCATAAACGCAGCGAGCACGGTGATCTTCAGCGGTACAGCCATGGGTAAGCTCCTGTGCTCAATTGCGTGGCGGTCCTTTCAGATCGATGGGCGCGGCGTTGTCGGGGCGGCCACGTATCAGTGATTCCGGATGGCGGCCCAGATAATCCGACAGTTCACGCAGTGAGCGCGACATGCGCCCGAGTTCGTCGAGGGTTTCGGTGAGTTTCTCGCGTTGCGGCGAATCCTCGGCCAGGGTCGAGCTGGCGGACTGCAAGGTCTTGCTGACATCGGCGAGAGTGCTCTGCACACCCGGCAAGGTCTTGGCGTTGAACTGGGCGAGGCCTTTGCGCAGTTCGACCAGATTGCTGTCGAGGTTGTTCGCGATGCGGTCCACCGGCAACTTGTTGAGCTTGTCGACCACGGCTTCGAGTTTTTCCTGCAACTGTTCGAGGCTGCCGGGCACGGTCGGAATCACCACCGGGCGGGCCATTGGGTCGAACGCGACTTTTTCGGCTTTCGGGAAGAAATCCAGTGCCACGTACAACTGGCCTGTCAGCAAGTTGCCACTGCGGGCCTGAGCGCGCAGGCCATTGTCGATAAAGGTGCCCATCAAGCGAATGCCGGCGGCTTCGTCGTTGGGGTCGTGTTTGAACGCGGTGAGCATTTTTCCGTAGGCCATACCGAGGCGCTGCGGGTAAATGACGATGCCGACGTTCAGCGGGAAGCTGCGTTTTTTCGCATCGAAGTCCAGATTGATCGCCACCACCCGACCGATTTCCATGCCGAGGAATTCCACCGGTGCGCCGACCTTGAGCCCGCGCAGGGACTGGTCGA
The sequence above is drawn from the Pseudomonas sp. FP2196 genome and encodes:
- the arnC gene encoding undecaprenyl-phosphate 4-deoxy-4-formamido-L-arabinose transferase codes for the protein MKPYPIRCVSIVIPVYNEQESLPELLRRTEAACRLLRHDYEIVLVDDGSRDESAILLEDVATREDSPFVAVILNRNYGQHAAIMAGFEQCKGDVVITLDADLQNPPEEIPRLIAEAEKGYDVVGTVRGNRQDSALRRYPSKLINLAVQRSTGVAMSDYGCMLRAYRRTIIDAMLACRERSTFIPILANSFARHTTEIVVAHAEREHGDSKYSPMRLINLMFDLITCMTTTPLRLLSIVGFTMAGLGLLFAFALILMRLAFGSGWAGDGMFVLFAVLFVFTGGQFIGMGLLGEYLGRMYSDVRARPRFFIEKVLRSRAVTPAPAVTVDGLSSSTSTTGQVHS
- the arnB gene encoding UDP-4-amino-4-deoxy-L-arabinose aminotransferase — protein: MSQAFLPFSRPSIGDEEITAVEQVLRSGWITTGAKCQALEEQFAHYVGCRHAVALSSATGGMHITLLALGIGPGDEVITPSQTWVSTANMISLLGAKPVFVDVDRDTLMTDAARIEAAITPRTKAIIPVHYAGAAFDLDPLYALADKHGIAVIEDAAHAAGTRYKGRHVGSQGTAIFSFHAIKNMTCAEGAMLVTDDEALANRVRMLKFHGLGVDAYDRLTGGRKPQAQVMEPGFKYNLADINAAIALVQLERLDAINARRTELAAAYRQKLEGLSVQPLALPDYTQQHAWHLFILRIDSERCGMDRDAFMKGLQDQGIGTGIHFIATHLHTWYRQRDSGLCLPNTEWNSARLCSIPLFPDMTDQDLDRVVDAIATLMDKRP
- the xerC gene encoding tyrosine recombinase XerC; this translates as MRYVLQDAADRLGFEEVNVEEIPWHALQPEDVVALVAALRADGYAPNTSSLYVNAVRGVMNEAWRMSLISQDHLLKMRSVKGIAGTRLSQGRNLKRTLIHELMEVCAADPRPQGLRDAAVIALLYGTGMRKSESVDLDLNQVDFSERSLTVTAKGNKQLIKYAPAWAFAKLNAWLELRRSQLKEGESDDAFLFNRIRRGSHITRERITKHAIYYIARQRGTQVGVKIMPHDFRRSFITRVIEEHDLSIAQKLAHHSNIQTTANYDVRDDNERRRAVDRFDL
- a CDS encoding membrane integrity-associated transporter subunit PqiC, which produces MAVPLKITVLAAFMLLGACRSDPISFHTLMPMQLANTRVGGQIPIEGISVPPQVDRAQIVIRQGNSGLAILDTDWWGATLADELRGALSDQLSNSSGQGNVSVRIEVQRFDSIPGQYGLIDAKWRLRPVGATDIGLLTCRSTLRTPSGPSIDDLVSAQQNNVKRLAEQISRAAAGNARTCPSPS